A single window of Lutzomyia longipalpis isolate SR_M1_2022 chromosome 1, ASM2433408v1 DNA harbors:
- the LOC129786435 gene encoding uncharacterized protein LOC129786435: MDVNRPHQDNSSNQSVSYSTNPGVSKSNGSGKYVQRTPFSQSGRNGLGSPGSGKVQSGGDEQQYRGNGGAEGGTLATGGGENVRKLASSNSVGSGAIDDPETRDPLSSEESEIATGISECGTVRLDDGVSVFSDGNCHGSKSDGSQETTIDVSDEKCEEIKPLLIFEHHTEKYPRKPPKSIVKSPSTQSFKAESFYKKYHDKPRLSLQCGAGDPERPVLHVQFLQEKGKGESNAKDAPQGGAEERKGACSSPVGSITSRTSGSSSSSSSDEENSSLGHYAEARAPDGGWGWVVVAAAFMVNLIADGITFSFGVIFVEFLNYFREGKAKTAWIGSLFMAMPLLSGPIASFLTDRYGCRCVTVVGSILAATGFMISAFSTSMEMLFFTFGILAGFGLSLCYVAAVVIVAYYFDKRRSFATGLSVCGSGIGTFIFAPLTQVLLEEYGWRGTTLILAGVFLNMTVCGMLMRDLEWTTHRAKKSREKEKLRKSKMGISADSMSNSTNTGGTASNHQHGSGSGNHDADDEFCNDHLRADAKSFEADDCRQFSSLIALPTFVRTGEKVPPEVLELLSTHKNALLLHNYQGMVHSRSFSEALSTAMSPEGALSPSNLDRSPNTTIPRGQSRKHRLQGNEQELLAILKRDNHQNRDKPTMAYFKDLRMHRHSLTYRGAMLNINRYRLRASSCPDIYRNSMTTIAKEKTQWYHGISEFKNLFVDILDFSHFTDIRFLLFAISNFLLYTWYDVPYVYLADNAIGIGFSETDASVLISIIGIVNMFGEICLGWIGDRKWVNPTLVYALCMALCGAVVGLVPLLQSYQALSAISGAFGLFIAANYSLTSIILVELITLERFTNAYGLLLLVQGIANLVGPPLAGWIFDLTGTYKWSFYFAGFFIAVSGGMLVILPALGKYRRYRALKRQNSESKNEAPSNSTDCPSDKSNGTTILSDCFRKDLGKGNGQINHV, from the exons ATGGATGTCAATAGACCACATCAAGACAATAGCAGCAATCAATCAGTTAGTTACTCTACTAATCCTGGTGTTAGCAAATCAAACGGCAGCGGAAAATACGTGCAGCGAACGCCTTTCAGCCAAAGTGGGAGGAATGGTCTCGGTTCGCCGGGAAGTGGAAAAGTCCAAAGTGGTGGAGATGAGCAGCAGTATAGGGGAAATGGTGGAGCAGAAGGTGGTACCCTTGCAACAGGAGGCGGTGAAAATGTAAGGAAATTGGCGTCAAGCAATAGTGTGGGAAGTGGTGCCATTGATGATCCAGAAACTAGAGATCCTCTCTCAAGTGAGGAGAGTGAAATTGCAACGGGGATCAGTGAATGTGGTACAGTGCGCTTAGATGATGGTGTGAGTGTTTTCAGTGATGGTAATTGCCATGGGAGCAAGAGTGATGGAAGTCAGGAGACAACCATTGATGTTAGTGATgagaaatgtgaagaaattaagCCATTACTCATTTTTGAGCATCACACCGAGAAGTATCCGCGAAAGCCGCCCAAGAGTATTGTTAAATCACCGTCAACACAGAGTTTCAAAGCAGAGTCATTCTACAAAAAGTATCACGATAAGCCACGATTGAGTTTACAATGTGGAGCCGGGGATCCGGAACGTCCTGTTTTACATGTTCAATTTTTGCAGGAGAAGGGCAAAG GAGAATCAAATGCAAAGGATGCACCTCAGGGTGGTGCGGAGGAGAGAAAGGGTGCCTGCAGCAGTCCCGTTGGGAGTATAACATCACGTACATCGGGTTCGAGTAGTAGCAGTTCATCGGATGAGGAGAACAGCTCACTGGGTCACTATGCCGAAGCGAGAGCACCCGATGGtggatgggggtgggtggttgtTGCAGCGGCATTCATGGTGAATCTCATTGCCGATGGTATCACCTTCAGTTTTGGCGTTATTTTTGTGGAATTCCTAAATTATTTTCGCGAAGGAAAGGCCAAAACGGCATGGATTGGATCTCTTTTCATGGCAATGCCCCTCCTATCGGGACCAATTGCCTCCTTTCTCACCGATCGCTATGGATGCCGGTGTGTCACTGTAGTCGGCTCTATCCTTGCCGCCACGGGATTTATGATATCGGCATTTTCCACCTCAATGgagatgcttttttttacatttggaATCCTGGCTGGCTTCGGATTGAGTTTGTGCTACGTGGCCGCGGTGGTCATAGTTGCATACTACTTCGACAAAAGGAGATCCTTTGCCACGGGACTATCGGTGTGTGGCAGCGGAATTGGGACATTCATCTTCGCACCACTCACGCAGGTCCTCCTGGAGGAGTATGGATGGCGAGGAACGACCCTTATTCTCGCTGGTGTATTCCTCAATATGACTGTTTGTGGGATGTTGATGCGAGATCTCGAGTGGACGACCCACCGTGCGAAGAAATCACGTGAAAAGGAGAAACTTCGCAAGAGCAAGATGGGCATATCGGCGGATTCCATGAGCAATAGTACCAATACGGGTGGAACTGCGAGTAATCATCAGCATGGATCGGGATCGGGAAATCATGATGCTGACGATGAGTTTTGCAATGACCACTTGAGGGCTGATGCAAAGAGTTTTGAAGCTGATGATTGCCGACAATTTAGTTCTCTCATTGCACTGCCGACCTTTGTGAGGACAGGCGAAAAGGTACCGCCGGAGGTGTTGGAGCTCCTATCGACACACAAAAATGCCCTACTGTTGCACAACTATCAGGGGATGGTGCATTCGCGGAGTTTCAGTGAAGCTCTCTCGACTGCAATGTCCCCCGAAGGAGCGCTCAGTCCGTCGAATCTCGATCGTAGCCCCAACACAACCATACCACGGGGACAATCGCGTAAACACCGTCTGCAGGGCAATGAGCAAGAACTATTGGCCATCCTCAAGAGAGACAATCACCAAAATCGCGAT aaaCCAACAATGGCATATTTTAAGGATCTCCGTATGCACAGGCACTCACTCACCTACCGTGGGGCCATGCTCAATATAAATAGGTATCGCCTGAGGGCCTCCTCATGCCCGGACATCTATAGAAATTCAATGACGACAATCGCAAAGGAGAAGACACAGTGGTACCATGGGATAAGTGAATTTAAGAATCTTTTTGTGGACATCCTGGATTTTTCCCACTTTACTGATATACGATTCTTACTGTTTGCCATATCAAATTTTCTACTGTACACATGGTACGATGTACCGTATGTGTATCTGGCAGACAATGCCATTGGGATTGGATTCTCGGAGACGGATGCATCTGTGCTGATATCAATCATTGGCATTGTCAACATGTTTGGGGAGATATGCCTCGGCTGGATTGGGGATAGAAAGTGGGTGAATCCAACGTTGGTCTATGCACTCTGTATGGCACTCTGTGGGGCTGTTGTTGGACTTGTGCCACTTCTCCAAAGCTATCAGGCACTTTCGGCCATTTCTGGGGCCTTTGGACTCTTTATAGCGGCTAATTATTCACTTACCAGTATTATTCTGGTCGAATTGATCACCTTGGAGAGATTTACGAATGCTTATGGACTGTTGCTGCTGGTGCAAGGGATTGCTAATCTCGTTGGTCCACCCCTTGCAG GGTGGATCTTTGATTTGACTGGAACATACAAGTGGTCTTTCTACTTTGCTGGATTCTTCATAGCAGTCTCTGGTGGGATGCTCGTGATCCTTCCGGCATTGGGAAAGTACCGACGATACAGGGCTCTGAAGAGACAAAATTCGGAAAGTAAGAATGAAGCACCATCCAATTCAACG GATTGTCCTTCGGATAAATCGAATGGAACAACTATTCTAAGTGACTGTTTTCGTAAAGACTTGGGCAAAGGTAATGGGCAAATAAATCACGTTTAG
- the LOC129786564 gene encoding katanin p60 ATPase-containing subunit A-like 1, producing the protein MTVMAAASASEISENAKLAREMALIGNYDSAGIYYEGVLQMVQQLVLGISDPVRRGKWTLIQQQLSKEYSEVKSIQRTLTEISIDMQSATLKTKLRVPTTEVPTRDPAAWFRPDPDVWMPPSHRDPDVWPPPTPQDSRSGGPARQQQKGRKPEPPRKTMSRPSTTAKKDGKGATTSGAKGVNGKVPVRESRRAAPGNDKQQQQDKSPDEEVKEEEPPEEERKFEPASHADGDLVDMLERDILQKNPNIRWDDIADLVEAKRLLEEAVVLPMWMPDYFKGIRRPWKGVLMVGPPGTGKTMLAKAVATECGTTFFNVSSSTLTSKYRGESEKLVRLLFEMARFYAPSTIFIDEIDSLCSRRGSESEHEASRRVKSELLVQMDGISSDEATKVVMVLAATNFPWDIDEALRRRLEKRIYIPLPNDDGREALLKINLREVQLDPSVDLKSIARKLQGYSGADITNVCRDASMMSMRRKIAGLKPEQIKLLAKEEVDLPVSTKDFIEAISKCNKSVSKHDLEKYEQWMREFGSS; encoded by the exons ATGACCGTGATGGCAGCAGCTTCAGCATCTGAGATCAGCGAAAACGCGAAACTTGCCCGTGAAATGGCACTGATTGGGAACTATGACTCTGCCGGAATTTACTACGAAGGTGTCCTTCAGATGGTACAGCAACTAGTACTTGGGATCAGTGATCCCGTACGCAGGGGAAAGTGGACCTTG ATTCAGCAGCAACTGTCCAAGGAGTACAGTGAGGTCAAGTCCATTCAGAGGACATTGACAGAGATCAGCATTGATATGCAAAGTGCAACACTAAAAACGAAACTTCGTGTGCCTACAACGGAAGTGCCTACAAGAGATCCAGCTGCGTGGTTTCGTCCCGATCCGGACGTTTGGATGCCACCATCTCACCGTGATCCGGACGTTTGGCCACCGCCCACGCCCCAAGATTCGAG ATCCGGTGGTCCAGCACGACAGCAGCAAAAGGGACGAAAGCCGGAACCACCGCGGAAGACAATGTCCAGACCCAGTACGACTGCAAAGAAGGATGGCAAAGGAGCAACAACCAGTGGGGCAAAGGGTGTCAATGGGAAAGTACCGGTGAGGGAGAGTCGTCGAGCAGCCCCGGGAAATGacaagcagcagcagcaggatAAGAGTCCCGATGAGGAAGTGAAGGAGGAGGAGCCGCCAGAGGAAGAACGTAAATTTGAACCAGCAAGTCATGCTGATGGAGATCTCGTAGATATGCTTGAAAGGGATATTTTACAGAAGAATCCCAACATTCGATGGGATGACATTGCAGATCTCGTGGAGGCAAAGAGACTCCTCGAGGAGGCCGTTGTACTGCCAATGTGGATGCCGGATTACTTTAAGGGGATTCGACGACCGTGGAAGGGTGTCCTCATGGTGGGTCCTCCAGGGACGGGAAAAACCATGCTGGCCAAAGCTGTGGCCACTGAATGTGGTACGACCTTCTTTAATGTCTCCTCATCGACGCTCACATCCAAATATCGCGGAGAATCAGAGAAGCTCGTACGTCTTCTCTTCGAGATGGCACGCTTCTATGCACCAAgcacaattttcattgatgAAATTGACTCCCTGTGCTCACGCAGGGGATCTGAATCCGAGCACGAGGCCTCGCGTCGTGTGAAGTCTGAATTACTCGTGCAAATGGACGGCATTAGTAGCGATGAAGCCACAAAGGTTGTCATGGTGTTGGCTGCAACAAACTTCCCCTGGGACATTGACGAAGCTCTCAGGCGACGCCTCGAGAAACGTATCTATATTCCACTGCCCAATGACGATGGTCGAGAGGCATTGCTCAAGATAAATTTGCGCGAAGTGCAACTGGACCCATCTGTGGATCTCAAGAGCATCGCTCGGAAATTGCAGGGATATTCGGGTGCAGATATCACGAATGTATGCAGGGATGCCAGCATGATGTCGATGCGACGGAAGATTGCCGGCCTTAAGCCGGAACAGATAAAATTGCTGGCGAAGGAGGAGGTGGATCTGCCCGTGTCCACCAAGGACTTCATCGAAGCCATCAGCAAGTGCAACAAGAGTGTTTCTAAGCATGATTTGGAGAAGTATGAACAATGGATGAGGGAATTTGGCTCTTCCTGA